The genomic interval AATGGATGTCCTGTACATAtcacactgaaaataaaaatgaaaagaactgAAAGTTACAGAACAAGCCTTGTACCTTCTCCACATCTGCCTTCTTCTCTGTTAGCAGCACCTTTGTGCGCTCGTAGGCGCTATTAATGAGATCCCGCACCTCAGAATCTATCAGACGTGCCGTCGCCTCGCTGTACGGCTTATCCAGAACCAGATCTCCCTGCCGAGGAAGATCGAACGACACCTGACCCACCTTCTCACTCATCCCAAACTGCACTATCTGTGGAGGAAAGTGCACATCAGATACTATTAGCTTGTCTTGTAATAGATAATTGAATTGACTGGATTGTGTCACCATTTTGGATAAAAAGAGTCTGCCAACAGAAGGAATATACATGTAAATTTGAAACGATATAAATACTCTCTCGATCAATCTTGGGTTGTTTCATCTACATGAGGATCAAAATGATGTAATAGAGCAGACCCAAAACTGTCCTTGGGAAAGTAAAGATGTTGAACGTCTCAGAAACAAGAAATTAATAATTGCATCGTATATTTATACACTTGGCATTTCCACAAGAAAGAAATGCTcttaaatgagagaaaaaagagagaaatccTTTACTAGAAATTTAGTCCTAACATGATAAAAGCCGCCCACCTGTGCGTACGCGCTCTGCGTCACCTTCCTCAGGTCGTCCTGTGCTCCAGTGGTGATGCGACCAAAGAATATCTCCTCAGCGATTCGGCCCCCGAGCGTCATGCACATCCGGTCCAACAGCTGCTCCTTGGTGTAGAGGTACTGCTCTTTTGGGAGGTACTGAGCGTAGCCCAAACCTTTACCTCGTGGGATAATGGACACCTGAAAAGACATCAGCATTTGCAAAGGATCATGATTGGCTCAGTAAACACTCAGTATAAATCCTAAAAGGCTTTTTACTAGAAGAAGAGGACAGGGGGTGAGAAGGATATTTATTGGTACCTTTAACAGAGGGTCTGCATGCTCCAGGTACCACCCAGCTACGGCGTGTCCTGCCTCATGGTATGCTACGGTCTTTTTCTCCTCAGGCTGTAACACCTGTGTCTTCTTTTCTAAgcctaaacacacaaaacagcatGTGAAGACTCAGTACCAAGGATACCAATTTTATTCCTAGTGTATTGTTATGTTACGTTACATTACATGACAGGCCTTCGGACTGCGTTTGGTTATGTTTACACGCTCACCTCCGATCACACGCTCGATAGCCTGCTCAAAATGTTTCTCTGTGATGTCGTCAGAGAGGTGTCGAGCTGCGATCAACGCCGCCTCGTTACACACGTTAGCAATATCAGCACCTAGcaacaggaaaaataaatacataaataaaaaataccatgTGCCCTCTTGCTTAGCATGCTTACTGAAACTTTTTTTATACCCTGGTCCATGGGTGTAAATCCCGGGGGGGATGgaggggacatgtccccccATCCGAGGATTgtccccccaaaaaaattatttaaaaaaaaatcgcacTCTATcgtaaaaaatatgtatatataaaaagtatgtAAACCTAAATAATTGTAcaagtacaaaaataaaacgcaaaaaatgcatttagaaacagttgagttccccctccccttcctcacaTGGTTTtgacccactgcctgctttcccagttcatctcacctactctccacacacgagtcaggtgtgtggctgCGGCTCAATTAACGTTGAACTCCATTAAGTAGggtattttattcactttcaataaagcgattctctttaatgtagttgatgcagactcattcataaattagttgcggtaaaaatgctgattaccgaTGTAATTTTCCATAAATCTGCTATTTTAgtgattaaaatattacttatctagttaacattagcttgtttacaatagcttgttgcatAGTGCACTGCAACTAACACTCCAAAGCCGTTTCccatgcattgttttatttgggacGACTTGGCATAATGTTAACTTAACATTAATGGCCACAATTAGCATATTATTTAGCagtgcatttactaaatgagcactgtgctacgTCCGAACTGACcccactgtatttttttgtataatcaatttctattctgttcttaagtgtcttaatttaaataaattttaaaccttcttttttaattccttgtttttattgttgtgattatttttttatgatagtgttttactttcttttgaAATTACCATTGACTCTATtattgactgtattatttgtgtcccctTCAAAAGttgctcatgagaaattttatatttattgttttatattatatgtagcATATTAATAATATGCTAATTGTGGCCGTTAATGTTAAGTTAACATTATGCCAAGTCgtcccaaataaaacaatgcatggGAAACGGCTTTGGAGTGTTAGTTGCAGTGCACTatgcaacaagctattgtaaacaagctaatgttaactagataagtaatattttaatcacTAAAATAGCAGATTTATGGAAAATTACAtcggtaatcagcatttttgccacaactaatttatgaatgaataaaaatgaaatgaaatttacaCCCATGCACTGGTCATACACTTGGACACAAGGCTACCTGAGAAGCCAGGTGTAAGGGCAGCCATCTTCCTCGCTAGATTGTCCTTGTTTAATTCTGCGTTCAGCTTCAGCGGTCTTAGATGGACTTTAAATATCGATGCTCTGCCTTTGATATCTGGAGGGCCTGCATATAACAGTGGAAAAACAAAACGTGGTTATTAAGGTGTTGTTTTACTgatatgacaaaaatatcacaaatataACAGAGGAGTCTGAACTGAATTATACACCGATATAAATCTGCCTGTCGAAGCGGCCAGGTCTCATCAGTGCTGGATCCAGGATGTCTGGTCTGTTCGTACCAGCCAGAACCACAACGTTGGTTGCAGTGTTAAAACCTGAAAGTGAAAGAATATCTGACTGAGTAAGCACAGTGTTCACAGATGATCTTGTTAATAACGAGCATCAGACACGCACCGTCCATCTCCACGAGTAGCTGGTTGAGTGTGTTCTCCTGCTCGCTCTGCCCTCCGAAACTGCCCCTGCCTCTTTTTCTCCCCACCGCGTCGATTTCGTCTATGAAGAGGATGCAGGGAGCATTCTTGCGTGCCAGAACGAAAAGGTCTCGAACCtgacacacaataaatacaaagtAAAATAGAACGATACacgaaaatatatttttaaaaactcatTTTGATTTTGGAAAACTTCCTATAACGTCAAAAgactttttaaatacataaaagctTCTCTTACACCAATTACAATGAGCACAGATATTAAAATAGATATCATGTCAGTGTGAGGTCACTTACCCTGGCTGGACCGACACCCACGAACATCTCTAGGAATTCGGAGCCATTAACGGTGATAAAAGGGACGTTTGCTTCGCCTGCAGTTGCCTTCGCTAACAGGGTCTTCCCGGTACCGGGAGGTCCGGTCAGAATGGCAccctaaaacaaaacacagtgaCTTTTACTCAGATAGTCGTTAAAGGAATACGTTAACTTGGCTACAGAGACGCCAAAACGCGCTAACGGGAAAATAGACCAGAAGCAAATGCAAAtgtatttctccttttttttttgctttattattttattcaggtTCAGTCTGATGACCCAAAGAAGTCAAAAATGATAAAGAATACGGCTGAACCCTACAGTAGGTGTTATGGGACCTCTGTGTTAACTAGTCACTACTATGTAACAGCACTGTACATtgatttagatatttttattttttatttatttttatttttatttttttataatgacaTGATTATCTAAGGTACAAAAGAGAATTCAACCCAAGGTCAGTTTGGTACCTTAGGGATTTTGGCACCAAGGTCCTGGTACTGCTTGGGGTTCTTTAGGAAGTTAACAAACTCCATGATCTCCAGCTTGGCCTCCTCGCACCCAGCCACGTCCTTGAATTTGATGTCGATCTCATCACGCAGCACTTTTGCGGTGGTCTCGCTGACACTAAACAGGCCACCCATGCCCCTGCCAGGCCGCCCAGTGCCCGCAGGCCCTCGCCGTAGCATGAAGAGCAGGAATCCGATGATGAGCACGGTGGGAAGCAGGCTGAGCAGGAAGGatctggagagaaaaaaatgtaacttttcaCCTTTATATTCACATACTTCTGTAATAACATGACGCTATCATAACTAATTATTATCCCACAGTGTTGAGAAATTTTCCATTCTGACTGGTCAATATGTGTTCGTTCACTTTCTGCAGTTTTAAGAAGATTGTGCTTTATTCCTgacataatgtataaatataaaatcaactGTGTTAAAGTCACAAGGTTACCCATCGCTCTCAGTGGAGTAAACCACAGGCAGTCTTTTCTCCCCTTCGATACCCAGCTCCATCTGAGCCGTCTCTAGGTTCCGCTCAAACGTGTCCACGCTGCCGATGTTTAACCACACATATttcttaaagaaagaaagatttttatttatttttgctgcatCAATTGACTATTGTTTAATCATATAATGCAGATTAAACCGTGCCAATAAACTAAGCTTCATTCACAACACTGTAAACTTTCACTGTCCACAATGTTAAGCTTTTAAACTTAAGCTTTGTGATTTGCAAGACAGAATGATTTCTAAAAGttttacaaaaattaaataaattaaacaatttaCTGAGGTTTAAAGATACTTTAATATACTGAAATAAACTGTTAcaccaaaacaaaagaaactctAAAAACAAAGTACATCACTATTTTCAACATAACATTAGAGTTGGTATttgtcaggggaaaaaaaatgttggtaTAGATATTACAtagtatttattaatctattagatttgtttttaaaaaggccacaacatttaaaaaatccaGTAAAGCATCTTATttcaagaaagaaacaaaacatccAAAAATAATTCTGAAGACATTTCTAAACTCTATGACAAACAAgtctttgaatttttttctcctctgaaTAAAAACTCACCCCAGCAGTTTCCGCTTGTCCTGGAGTGAGTATAACTTTCACAAAGCGCTTGTTCACAACCTCTAACCTGTCGACCTGCAGGAGCCCGAATCAGAAAATTAGATTACACGACTTTATCCGTCATGTAAAGCAGTAACATTACGAGGAGTAGGAAAGAAAATATGCAATACAAACTCACGACTCCTTTAGCCAGGTAGCTATTAACAAAGTCCTTCCAGGTGACTTCTTTTCCTGTATCCCAGAAATAGTAATAAGCCACTGCTGCCCAAAAAGCCGCAGAAATAAGTACGTACATCCGGAAGTCCTTGTCGTCCCATGGAATATCCCCCTATAGCAGAACAGTATGAGGATGAAGAGTGAAAAAGGTGGATGGTgtgatgacatacagtataacacatGGTCAGTTAACCTgtgctcaaatctgattggtcagaaagggATGATTGATgtcctataacagcagctttgacGTTACGCTTATGCTCATTTACAGATGTGGTGAAGTTTTTTGAGAAGGTATGATGGTGATAATTTAACATTTACTATACGAACACACCTTTTGGGCACGATTGAACCAGTTGTTTTCATCCTTCTTTCCTCCCTTTTTACCTCCTCCCCCACCAGcacctcctccaccttctgACTTCCCAGAGTTCTTCTGCGCATTGTTCGGCTTGGCCTCTAGATTTAAGCCGAGAAACAAAATATGTGACTAAACTGCACATACAATTTCATACCTAGATGGAAATATTTCTGCtccggtttaaaaaaaaaaaaaaaaaaaaaaaggacacgtCACCTTGGGCTTCTGCGTTGGGAGGTTTGGACTCGCCATTTTTCGGGAAGTATTTTTCAAATCCTTTCAGAAAATATGATACAAGGGGAAAACAAAAGACCAAACCCAGGCATGTGAGAAACTTTcccatttataaattgaatAGACACTTTttcttgaatgaatgaatgaatgaatgaataaataaataaataaataaataaataagcatgtaTATAAGGCCTAGAATTTAAGGTTTCCAGCCAGCATTAATCTCTGAACTTTCCCTGTCCCTAATAAGAACATCtacatgtttaattttaatgtatAGAACACACCTTTCGGAGGCTTTGAGCATAACCTTCTGTACGTGTCCAAAACCCGAGAAAGCAGCGCTCGATTCTGCAGGGCCTCAGTCTGTGTAGATACctgagtgggaaaaaatgcaaatatacgGACCTTGTTCATCTTTCACTAAAGTGTTCCACAGGATTTGCAAAACTTTCATAAATGCTCATTTTCTCCCTAATTGTGTAACGTGCAAACTGTTCCTGACGcagctcatttacatttagtgacgcccacaaaactccataaaaggtcaTGAGAGCAGAGAGCTAGAAGCTGAAATGAACAATCAGAGTAAAACCTGAACGGCTGATGGGGACGTTACGAAAGATTTACACATACATTTGTTTGAAtgataaatgagataaattcgtttatttatttatttaattattaattatggaCAAAAAAACGACTATGTATATATTAGTCACAAAAGGTAAATATGtagaattttaatatttaatatctgaaaaatgaattgaattttttatcTGAATGAGGTgttaatatataaagaataattagTGGAAATACTCAAAAATGCCTGAGCAATAAACAATAAGTATTTTAACCAACACTTTTTTGAGCAAACGTAACACACAAATGAGTAATAAACAATATGACTTGTACTATTTTTGTTTGCCCTGTCTTCTATGTACGTATGTACCAAGAGCACcttaaaaaccaaaacaaattaatcCCTTGTTTTACTGCACAAACTTGGCGAATAAAACCGATTCTGATAAACTGCAATATCATAACTGCACGAAATGTCCCACCCGTATTCGCACTAACCACGCCTCCTGTGCATTCATTGGATCAACTTCTATACTGACCGAGACAGTCAGGCAAAACGACGAATCTGAAAGCTTGATGCTATGTTATTGACCAATCCCCGCTTAACAGGACGTATTTCTCGATATAtgggtgggggaaaaaatagaaatgacatCTAGCATTGCTAGCAACCGGCTAACACCCTTTTAACCCAAAAGCAGCAATGTCGTTTAACCTAAACGCTTTATATGGCATATTAAGCAACAATCACGAGAACAAAACCCATAGGTAAATGATATGAATGCTGATGTTTTAAGTGTACTATTAAAGTTGTAGCAAATACTTGCTAGTAAGTGCAAATCTGAGGCGAAACCACCCAATGTCCcctatataaacacactacatggGTTATGACTGTAACAGAGTAGGCAGCCTATCTAGAGCACTAGGTATTAAACAGGAAGGCGTTTGAGACGCGTCCCATGTCACTGATTTTTGCACCTTACCAGTCGCGCTGCCTTTAGTGACCTTAAATCAGGCTGAACAACTCTGTACAGATTCCTGCAGCCTCTGTAGAGGTGGAGATATCTGTGTGCCATGTCAGTACTGAGCGCACagagctaaaataaacaaaaatagattttatagaGGAACCTATGTCGCCATCCTACAACACATTCGGTTACAACGCATTGCACTTCCGGTTCGTGTTCGAGTTGAcaccatagatatctatacactagatgtcgcattggggtcctaaaaaatgcgtcaaaaccgccgccatctttgtacggtgctcctttacctcaaatgcatggacgatgccggacgtGCTGCgtttggttgttcaaacgaaagaaatctaaaaaaccagacagcaagggattacttttcacaagtgagaatgtgttttatgatattgaatgctaggaaattatatttcttgttctgttggtttgttttagtccttggttaatgaccgcagctaatccatgctagttaccctttagtttttgacagttaggaaaacagacaatgtttgtagattccgaagctcttaataaggacattaaaaattgagccatgcttttttgcttaaaggtgaaaagacccaactttatgtatgttctgtaagattcccttatctgtcaaacatatgttattagattgtcctggacttaacacaagtaGAATgttcttttatcaagttacttcacttaaggacatttaatgacattatgcctgaaaaggttttggatttttttttatcgtatgttaattaaaataaaaaaattgtataatacgacttgctgtttatatttgttttgcttttattgcatttatatgatatttgtgtttttgtaattgaattttgccatgaaaatagcttttaatTGCTGAtatagcattaaataaaatgatctgaa from Tachysurus vachellii isolate PV-2020 chromosome 1, HZAU_Pvac_v1, whole genome shotgun sequence carries:
- the afg3l2 gene encoding AFG3-like protein 2; translated protein: MAHRYLHLYRGCRNLYRVVQPDLRSLKAARLVSTQTEALQNRALLSRVLDTYRRLCSKPPKGFEKYFPKNGESKPPNAEAQEAKPNNAQKNSGKSEGGGGAGGGGGKKGGKKDENNWFNRAQKGDIPWDDKDFRMYVLISAAFWAAVAYYYFWDTGKEVTWKDFVNSYLAKGVVDRLEVVNKRFVKVILTPGQAETAGKYVWLNIGSVDTFERNLETAQMELGIEGEKRLPVVYSTESDGSFLLSLLPTVLIIGFLLFMLRRGPAGTGRPGRGMGGLFSVSETTAKVLRDEIDIKFKDVAGCEEAKLEIMEFVNFLKNPKQYQDLGAKIPKGAILTGPPGTGKTLLAKATAGEANVPFITVNGSEFLEMFVGVGPARVRDLFVLARKNAPCILFIDEIDAVGRKRGRGSFGGQSEQENTLNQLLVEMDGFNTATNVVVLAGTNRPDILDPALMRPGRFDRQIYIGPPDIKGRASIFKVHLRPLKLNAELNKDNLARKMAALTPGFSGADIANVCNEAALIAARHLSDDITEKHFEQAIERVIGGLEKKTQVLQPEEKKTVAYHEAGHAVAGWYLEHADPLLKVSIIPRGKGLGYAQYLPKEQYLYTKEQLLDRMCMTLGGRIAEEIFFGRITTGAQDDLRKVTQSAYAQIVQFGMSEKVGQVSFDLPRQGDLVLDKPYSEATARLIDSEVRDLINSAYERTKVLLTEKKADVEKVALRLLEKEVLNKSDMVELLGQRPFVEKSTYEAFVEGTGGLDEDTSLPEGLKDWNKERGSEKEESTEEQVARYIGGGMPF